The Corythoichthys intestinalis isolate RoL2023-P3 chromosome 1, ASM3026506v1, whole genome shotgun sequence genome has a segment encoding these proteins:
- the LOC130913467 gene encoding zinc finger protein OZF-like: MCAKNVKEEYEEELRGGKEENEPRRQRADAAFKRPQERQQSADISEDIHPLKQESKLSFDKEAEGQPPNIQEEMEPLHSHIKEEMGLVTLRIKEESEPLQVKEEEQEVDINDFPLNIIVKQDDDDNEFEEDQCGASQAPLSDCYDATSRSPHASDGDDKNSKCSHCDKSFSKKSSLNRHIKTHTGKKPFACPFCDKRFAHKGHLNIHTLIHTREKPFSCSMCGMKFTHKSSLTNHARIHTKEKPFACTTCNLSFGRRSYLIKHTRIHTGEKPFLCLICGKGFAVKEDLKTHTRTHTGEKPFACTVCGKSFSLKEGLRKHMRTHTGEKPFICSVCGKGFTVMTCLVRHSRTHSGEKPFTCSICGKGFHVKTCLVRHTRIHTGEKPYICLVCGLTFIDRTGLVRHTTKTHTGEKHFPCSVCGKRFMQRYILEKHMRIHTGEKPFSCSLCDKRFSRKDRIKRHKCVGEKNNNK; this comes from the exons ATGTGCGCCAAAAATGTTAAAGAAGAGTACGAGGAGGAACTTCGCGGAGGAAAAGAGGAGAATGAGCCGCGACGTCAACGAGCGGATGCTGCTTTCAAGAGGCCGCAAGAACGACAACAATCAGCAG ACATCAGTGAAGATATTCATCCACTGAAGCAGGAGTCCAAGCTCTCTTTTGATAAAGAGGCAGAGGGGCAGCCACCCAACATTCAAGAGGAAATGGAGCCCTTGCACTCACACATTAAAGAGGAAATGGGGCTGGTGACCCTTCGTATAAAAGAAGAATCAGAGCCTCTTCAGGttaaagaagaagaacaggAGGTTGATATAAATGATTTTCCATTGAATATCATCGTGAAGCaggatgatgatgataatgaatTTGAAGAGGACCAGTGTGGGGCATCCCAAGCGCCATTATCAGATTGCTACGACGCCACATCACGCTCGCCTCATGCCAGTGATGGTGATGATAAAAACTCAAAATGTTCTCATTGTGACAAAAGTTTCTCCAAGAAGTCATCATTAAATAGACACATCAAGACACACACTGGAAAGAAACCTTTCGCTTGCCCATTTTGTGATAAAAGATTTGCTCACAAGGGACATTTGAATATCCACACACTGATCCACAcaagagaaaaacctttttcctgctcaatgTGTGGTATGAAATTTACCCACAAGAGTAGTTTAACAAATCATGCGAGAATTCACACCAAagagaaaccttttgcctgcacaaccTGCAACTTGAGTTTTGGGAGACGTTCCTATTTAATAAAACATACACGAATACACACTGGGGAGAAACCGTTTCTCTGTTTGATTTGTGGTAAAGGATTCGCTGTAAAGGAAGActtgaaaacacacacaagaacacatactggtgaaaagccttttgcctgtaCGGTTTGCGGGAAAAGTTTCTCATTGAAGGAAGGCTTAAGAAAACACATGAGAACGCACACGGGGGAGAAACCTTTTATCTGTTCAGTTTGTGGCAAAGGTTTCACGGTGATGACGTGTTTGGTGAGGCACTCAAgaacacacagtggggagaaaccTTTCACTTGTTCAATATGCGGTAAAGGTTTTCACGTGAAAACTTGCTTAGTAAGGCATACAAgaatacacactggagagaaaccttaCATCTGCTTAGTCTGCGGTTTAACTTTCATCGATCGGACAGGATTGGTTAGACACACCACAAAGACACACACGGGAGAGAAACATTTTCCATGTTCAGTTTGCGGTAAAAGATTCATGCAAAGATACATATTGGAAAAACACATGAGGatacacactggtgaaaaaccattCAGTTGCAGTTTGTGTGATAAAAGATTCTCTCGAAAGGATCGCATCAAGAGACACAAGTGTGTTGGGGAGAAGAACAACAATAAATGA
- the LOC130913491 gene encoding zinc finger protein 287-like: MCKVDMIRALLNARLSAAVEEICVVFERTIAEYEEELGRTKEENERQRQLLDAVDAVFRRDESRTADISLKEEQGETPHIKDEEQEADITELPLTFVTLERKQKGQCEKKRLEPACSCSSPNARMQGDQYKASREESFSIQVMNSDSVTSHSPDTDHDDSFKADMTSRTGDKLWKCEKIFTNKSSLKTHKSMHTDISVKEEEEDTPHIKDEEQEADLTELPLTLVTLERKQKGQCEKTGLEPPCSSSRSNAKMEGDQYEALQEEIFSIQVMNCDGVTSHSPDTDHDDRFKADMTSCAGDKQWKCSQCDKIFTNKSSLKRHVSTHTGEKPFACSVCRRCFTQKGHLRTHMRVHTGEKPYSCTFCGKSFSVRLNLIRHSRTHTGEKAFSCSVCDEQFSYKYQLNKHVCTVE; this comes from the exons ATGTGTAAAGTGGATATGATAAGAGCGCTGCTGAATGCGCGACTAAGCGCAGCCGTGGAAGAAATCTGcgttgtgtttgaaagaaccATAGCAGAGTACGAGGAGGAACTTGGTCGAACTAAAGAGGAGAATGAGAGACAACGACAACTCCTGGACGCGGTGGACGCGGTTTTTAGACGAGACGAATCACGAACAGCAG ACATCAGCTTAAAAGAAGAGCAAGGGGAGACACCTCACATCAAAGACGAAGAGCAGGAGGCTGACATCACAGAGTTGCCATTGACTTTTGTCACTCTGGAAAGGAAACAGAAAGGTCaatgtgagaagaaaaggctggAGCCTGCCTGCAGCTGCTCCAGCCCAAATGCAAGAATGCAAGGAGACCAATACAAAGCATCGCGAGAGGAAAGCTTCTCTATTCAAGTGATGAACAGCGACAGTGTAACCTCGCATTCTCCTGACACCGATCACGACGACAGCTTCAAAGCTGacatgacgtcacgcactggggACAAACTATGGAAGTGTGAAAAGATTTTCACCAACAAGTCTTCGTTAAAGACACACAAAAGCATGCAtaccg ACATCAGTGTAAAAGAAGAGGAAGAGGATACACCTCACATCAAAGACGAAGAGCAGGAGGCTGACCTCACAGAGTTGCCattgactttggtcactctggaAAGGAAACAGAAAGGTCAATGTGAGAAGACAGGGCTGGAGCCTCCCTGCAGCAGTTCCAGGTCAAATGCAAAAATGGAAGGAGACCAATACGAAGCATTGCAAGAGGAAATCTTCTCCATTCAAGTGATGAACTGCGACGGCGTAACCTCGCACTCTCCCGACACCGATCACGACGACCGCTTCAAAGCTGACATGACGTCATGCGCTGGGGACAAACAATGGAAGTGTTCCCAGTGTGACAAGATTTTCACCAACAAGTCTTCGTTAAAAAGACACGTAAGCACGCATACTGGggagaaaccttttgcctgtTCAGTTTGCAGGAGATGCTTCACCCAGAAGGGCCATCTAAGAACACACATGCGAGTCCACACCGGGGAGAAGCCTTATTCTTGCACTTTTTGTGGGAAAAGTTTCTCGGTCAGGCTCAATTTGATAAGACACAGTAGAACGCACACTGGGGAGAAAGCATTTAGTTGCAGTGTATGTGATGAACAATTCTCTTACAAATATCAATTGAATAAACATGTGTGTACTGTGGAGTAG